One Lottiidibacillus patelloidae DNA segment encodes these proteins:
- a CDS encoding Nif3-like dinuclear metal center hexameric protein produces the protein MKKANGHTIIQAFERFSPKHLAEEGDPIGLQIGTLNKEIHKVMVTLDMVEDVIDEAVEKEVDLIIAHHPLIYRPLKKVTPANAQGRMVEKCIKNDIAVYAAHTNLDITNGGVNDLLAAELQLQQLEVLSPTYVERIKKLAVYVPKEDAEKVREALGNSGAGHIGDYSHCTFNLEGVGTFTPNEGSNPYIGETGKLESVNEVKVETVFPERLQKKVVSAMLKAHPYEEVAYDIYTLDIPGKEYGVGRIGYLSNEMTLKEFALFVKEKLAVDGVRVVGDYNKKIKKVAVSGGDGNKFISSALFKGADVFVTGDIYYHNAHDAMMEGLALVDPGHNVEKVMKKGVKKVLDAFIEEKKYTTEVIISEAKTDPFSFL, from the coding sequence ATGAAAAAAGCAAACGGGCATACGATTATTCAAGCCTTCGAAAGGTTTTCACCAAAGCATTTGGCTGAGGAAGGCGATCCGATTGGCCTGCAAATAGGTACTTTAAATAAAGAAATACATAAAGTGATGGTAACTTTAGATATGGTTGAAGATGTTATTGACGAAGCTGTCGAAAAAGAAGTTGATTTAATTATTGCACATCATCCATTAATTTACCGTCCATTAAAGAAAGTTACACCGGCGAATGCGCAAGGAAGAATGGTAGAAAAGTGTATTAAAAATGATATCGCAGTATATGCAGCACATACAAACTTAGACATTACCAATGGTGGTGTCAACGATTTACTAGCTGCTGAATTACAGTTACAACAACTAGAAGTTCTAAGTCCAACGTATGTTGAAAGGATAAAAAAGTTGGCTGTCTACGTACCCAAAGAAGATGCTGAAAAAGTTAGAGAGGCTTTAGGGAATAGTGGAGCTGGTCATATCGGTGATTACAGCCACTGTACGTTCAATTTAGAAGGTGTGGGTACATTCACTCCAAACGAAGGTAGTAATCCTTATATCGGGGAGACTGGCAAGCTTGAGAGCGTAAACGAAGTAAAGGTGGAGACAGTTTTTCCTGAAAGACTACAAAAGAAAGTTGTTAGTGCGATGTTAAAAGCACATCCATATGAAGAAGTTGCATATGATATTTACACCCTTGATATTCCTGGGAAAGAGTATGGTGTTGGTCGCATCGGGTACTTAAGTAATGAAATGACTTTAAAGGAATTTGCTTTATTCGTGAAAGAAAAACTAGCTGTTGATGGAGTTCGAGTAGTTGGTGATTACAACAAAAAGATAAAAAAGGTTGCTGTTTCAGGCGGAGATGGTAATAAGTTTATTTCCAGTGCCTTATTTAAAGGGGCCGACGTCTTCGTAACAGGAGATATTTATTATCACAATGCTCATGATGCGATGATGGAAGGGTTAGCATTGGTGGACCCAGGTCATAATGTTGAGAAAGTAATGAAAAAAGGTGTCAAAAAAGTACTAGACGCTTTTATTGAGGAGAAAAAATATACTACAGAGGTTATCATTTCTGAAGCTAAGACAGACCCATTTTCTTTTCTGTAA
- a CDS encoding tRNA (adenine(22)-N(1))-methyltransferase, whose product MNEKELSNRLKQVVNYIPKGSRIADIGSDHAYLPCYAYLQGIASFAIAGEVNEGPFQSAQEQVNKLNLQDVISVRKGNGLEVINNGEVDAITIAGMGGPLIASILEEGKDKLDSVKRLILQPNVAAIFIRKWLEENNWRLVAEDILEEDGKIYEILTAEQGQDLELYKENREAKLLLGPFLMQEKKDTFIKKWNQELKKYENVAKQIKQAQSGTEVETKYEDVRNKIDMIKEVIKE is encoded by the coding sequence ATGAATGAAAAAGAACTTTCCAATAGATTAAAACAAGTTGTTAATTACATACCTAAAGGGTCTAGGATAGCTGATATTGGATCAGATCACGCTTATTTACCTTGTTATGCCTACTTACAAGGAATTGCTTCTTTCGCAATCGCAGGGGAAGTAAATGAAGGACCTTTTCAATCAGCTCAAGAACAAGTAAATAAATTAAACTTACAAGATGTCATTTCCGTTCGGAAAGGAAATGGTCTTGAAGTAATTAATAATGGAGAAGTAGATGCTATTACCATTGCAGGAATGGGTGGACCATTAATAGCAAGTATCCTTGAGGAAGGAAAGGATAAGTTAGATTCTGTAAAGAGACTTATTTTACAACCAAATGTTGCAGCAATTTTCATCCGTAAATGGTTAGAAGAAAATAATTGGCGTCTAGTTGCTGAAGATATTCTTGAAGAAGATGGGAAAATTTATGAAATTTTAACTGCTGAACAAGGACAAGACTTAGAGTTATATAAAGAAAACAGAGAAGCCAAATTGCTGTTAGGTCCATTTTTAATGCAAGAGAAGAAGGATACCTTTATAAAAAAATGGAACCAGGAACTAAAGAAATATGAAAATGTAGCAAAACAAATAAAACAAGCTCAAAGTGGAACCGAAGTTGAAACAAAATATGAGGATGTAAGAAATAAAATTGATATGATAAAGGAGGTAATAAAAGAATGA
- a CDS encoding c-type cytochrome, translated as MMKNPLGPFAMIGLLGILLAISLSGVGLYYAGQDHEEVPGENLTDPEEIYASNSCIACHGGNLEGVSGPNLTQVGASKSKEEILAIIKNGAVGMPPNVIEGEQAEIVAEWLSNMK; from the coding sequence ATGATGAAGAACCCATTAGGTCCTTTTGCAATGATTGGTTTATTAGGTATATTATTAGCCATTTCATTATCTGGCGTTGGACTTTACTATGCAGGCCAAGATCATGAAGAAGTACCAGGTGAAAACTTAACTGATCCAGAAGAAATTTACGCAAGTAACTCTTGTATTGCTTGTCACGGTGGAAACTTAGAAGGAGTTTCTGGTCCTAACTTAACTCAAGTTGGAGCTAGTAAGTCAAAAGAAGAAATCCTTGCTATCATTAAAAATGGTGCAGTCGGAATGCCTCCAAATGTTATTGAAGGCGAACAAGCTGAGATTGTTGCTGAATGGTTATCTAATATGAAGTAA
- the rpoD gene encoding RNA polymerase sigma factor RpoD — translation MAEKPIRSKVDPDLTIDQVKEQIVELGKKRTVLTYEEIAEKLSVFEQETDQMDEFYEYLGEQGVELINENEDTAPNLKELQKNEEEFDLNDLSVPPGVKINDPVRMYLKEIGRVDLLSAKEEISLAKRIEEGDEEAKRRLAEANLRLVVSIAKRYVGRGMLFLDLIQEGNMGLIKAVEKFDYSKGYKFSTYATWWIRQAITRAIADQARTIRIPVHMVETINKLIRVQRQLLQDLGREPSPEEIGKEMELTPEKVREILKIAQEPVSLETPIGEEDDSHLGDFIEDQDATSPSDAAAYELLKEQLEDVLDTLTDREENVLRLRFGLDDGRTRTLEEVGKVFGVTRERIRQIEAKALRKLRHPSRSKRLKDFLD, via the coding sequence ATGGCTGAAAAACCGATTCGCTCCAAAGTGGACCCAGATTTAACAATAGATCAGGTGAAAGAACAGATTGTAGAACTTGGGAAAAAACGAACTGTTTTGACATATGAAGAAATTGCAGAAAAATTATCAGTATTCGAACAAGAAACTGATCAAATGGATGAGTTTTACGAATATTTAGGTGAACAGGGTGTTGAACTTATAAATGAAAATGAGGATACTGCACCTAATTTAAAGGAATTACAAAAGAATGAGGAAGAGTTTGATTTAAATGATCTAAGTGTTCCTCCAGGTGTCAAAATTAATGATCCGGTTCGTATGTACTTAAAAGAAATTGGTCGTGTTGATCTCTTATCAGCTAAAGAGGAAATTAGTTTAGCGAAAAGAATTGAAGAAGGTGACGAAGAAGCAAAACGCCGTCTTGCTGAAGCGAACCTTAGACTAGTTGTAAGTATCGCAAAACGATATGTTGGTCGAGGAATGTTATTTTTAGATTTAATTCAAGAAGGTAACATGGGACTAATTAAAGCTGTTGAAAAGTTCGATTATTCAAAAGGATATAAATTTAGTACGTATGCAACTTGGTGGATTCGCCAAGCAATTACACGTGCAATCGCTGACCAAGCAAGAACTATCCGTATTCCAGTTCATATGGTTGAAACGATCAATAAATTAATTCGTGTTCAACGTCAATTACTTCAGGATTTAGGTCGCGAGCCATCTCCAGAAGAAATCGGAAAAGAAATGGAATTAACACCTGAAAAGGTTAGAGAAATATTAAAAATTGCTCAAGAGCCTGTCTCACTTGAAACACCGATTGGTGAGGAAGATGATTCTCACTTAGGTGATTTTATTGAGGACCAAGATGCAACTTCACCTTCTGATGCTGCAGCTTACGAGCTATTAAAAGAGCAACTTGAAGATGTTTTAGATACATTAACAGATCGTGAAGAAAATGTTCTGCGCTTACGATTTGGCTTAGATGATGGTCGTACAAGAACTTTAGAAGAAGTAGGTAAAGTCTTCGGAGTAACTCGTGAACGTATTCGTCAAATTGAAGCAAAAGCATTACGGAAATTAAGACATCCTAGCCGTAGCAAACGCTTAAAAGACTTTTTAGATTGA
- the dnaG gene encoding DNA primase — MVNRRIPEEDIEKIRTSIDIVDIVSEYVQLKKQGRNYFGLCPFHGEKSPSFSVSPEKQIYHCFGCGAGGNAFSFIMEQEGFSFTEAVLKLADKAHIDINVNANEFEQKPKKQNNMMVAHDMLTKLYHHLLINTEQGKEAYDYLIERGFSDDIIKNFQIGFAPNSWDFVSNFLQRREFNLDEMIDAGLLSRSEEGKVFDRFRNRIMFPIWDRQGNTIAFGGRTISDDKVKYLNSPETKLFHKGNNLYAFHLARPHIRKKEQLLLFEGYIDVIAATKAGCENAVATLGTAITPEQATLIRRNADNVIICYDGDNAGVNAAFKATQMLEENGCYVKIALLPDNLDPDDFIRKYGAEKFKSEIINAARTVMAFKMEYFRRRKNLQDEGERMRYIEEVLKEISKLPKAIERDHYLRQIASEFSLSLDALKSQQFQIFKQMRQNKDNRDWKRNNNVKTVLTTQKKLLPAFHNAERVLLARMLRDAHLAFKVQDEIGGAFNIDEHSAIAANLYAYFEEGNEPDLGKFISRLDNPALQKIVTELGMLTIQDEIDDDELNDYLKKVLDYPKWLMIEEKEKEKKEAERQHNFVEAAKIAMEVLEMRQQLKNRL, encoded by the coding sequence TTGGTAAATCGTCGTATTCCTGAGGAAGATATCGAAAAAATACGTACCTCAATAGACATTGTTGACATTGTAAGTGAATATGTTCAATTGAAGAAACAAGGAAGAAATTACTTCGGTTTATGTCCGTTTCATGGGGAAAAAAGTCCTTCATTTTCAGTTTCACCAGAAAAACAAATTTATCATTGTTTTGGATGTGGTGCTGGAGGGAATGCATTTTCTTTCATAATGGAACAAGAAGGGTTTTCCTTTACAGAAGCTGTTTTAAAGCTAGCTGATAAAGCACATATTGATATTAATGTGAATGCTAATGAGTTTGAGCAAAAGCCGAAAAAACAAAATAATATGATGGTTGCACATGACATGTTAACAAAATTATACCATCACCTTTTAATTAATACTGAGCAAGGAAAAGAAGCTTATGATTATTTAATTGAAAGAGGGTTTTCAGACGATATTATTAAAAATTTTCAAATCGGTTTTGCTCCAAATTCGTGGGACTTTGTTAGCAACTTCTTACAAAGGCGTGAATTCAACTTAGATGAAATGATAGATGCAGGGCTTTTATCACGAAGTGAAGAGGGAAAAGTTTTTGATCGCTTTAGAAATCGTATTATGTTCCCGATCTGGGATCGCCAAGGAAATACGATTGCATTTGGTGGAAGAACGATTTCCGATGACAAAGTGAAGTACTTAAATAGCCCAGAAACAAAATTATTTCATAAAGGTAATAATCTTTATGCTTTTCACTTGGCTCGGCCACACATACGAAAAAAAGAACAATTACTATTGTTTGAAGGGTATATCGATGTAATAGCAGCAACAAAAGCAGGTTGTGAAAATGCTGTCGCAACATTAGGTACAGCGATTACCCCAGAACAAGCAACTCTAATACGAAGAAATGCTGATAACGTAATCATTTGTTACGATGGCGATAATGCTGGAGTTAACGCAGCGTTTAAAGCAACACAGATGTTAGAGGAAAATGGTTGTTATGTCAAAATTGCTTTATTACCTGATAACCTTGACCCAGATGACTTTATTCGAAAGTATGGTGCTGAAAAATTTAAATCAGAGATTATAAATGCAGCTCGAACTGTAATGGCATTTAAAATGGAATACTTCCGTCGTAGAAAAAACCTTCAAGATGAAGGAGAACGCATGCGTTATATAGAAGAAGTATTAAAAGAGATCAGTAAACTCCCAAAAGCAATAGAGCGAGATCATTATCTTCGCCAAATAGCATCGGAGTTTTCTCTTTCCTTGGATGCATTAAAATCTCAGCAATTTCAAATTTTTAAACAGATGCGCCAAAACAAGGATAACAGGGATTGGAAAAGGAATAATAATGTTAAGACTGTCTTGACAACACAAAAAAAATTATTACCTGCATTTCATAATGCAGAAAGAGTGTTGCTGGCTCGTATGTTACGTGACGCTCATTTAGCATTTAAAGTGCAAGATGAAATTGGTGGAGCATTTAATATTGATGAACATAGTGCAATTGCTGCTAATTTATATGCCTATTTTGAAGAAGGAAATGAACCAGATTTAGGGAAATTTATAAGTAGGCTTGACAACCCAGCGTTACAGAAGATTGTTACTGAGCTCGGTATGTTAACTATTCAGGATGAAATCGATGATGATGAGTTAAATGATTATCTGAAAAAAGTGTTAGATTATCCAAAATGGTTAATGATAGAAGAGAAGGAAAAAGAAAAAAAAGAAGCAGAAAGACAACATAATTTCGTAGAAGCAGCAAAAATAGCCATGGAAGTTCTCGAAATGAGACAGCAACTTAAGAATAGACTCTAA
- a CDS encoding YaiI/YqxD family protein: MKIFVDADSCPVKEEILSIGKMNNMDVIFVSSYAHILTNKIGGNWVTVDSEKEEADLYIANHISKGDVLVTQDYGLSALVISKGVSILTPRGKKITSNNIDQILFERFLSSKQRRAGGKVKGPKAFTEEDKNNFIYNLKKIVEI, encoded by the coding sequence ATGAAAATATTTGTTGATGCAGATTCTTGTCCTGTAAAAGAGGAAATATTATCTATTGGAAAAATGAATAATATGGATGTGATTTTCGTATCATCTTACGCCCACATCTTAACTAATAAAATTGGTGGGAATTGGGTCACTGTTGATTCTGAAAAAGAGGAAGCTGATCTGTACATAGCAAATCACATCTCAAAAGGTGACGTTTTAGTTACACAAGATTATGGTCTATCTGCTTTAGTAATTTCAAAAGGTGTTTCCATTTTGACTCCAAGAGGTAAGAAGATAACCTCTAACAACATTGATCAAATACTTTTTGAAAGGTTTCTCTCAAGTAAACAAAGAAGAGCTGGAGGAAAAGTAAAAGGTCCAAAGGCATTTACTGAAGAGGATAAAAATAATTTTATTTATAATTTGAAAAAAATTGTCGAGATTTGA
- a CDS encoding pyruvate, water dikinase regulatory protein has translation MERPVVFVLSDSVGETAELVVKAAASQFHASGVEIRRIPYVEDFATINEVVELAKELQAIVTFTLVVPELREHLINMCEKHNILYEDIIGPMITKMEHAFQKRPKNEPGLVHKLDEDYFKKIEAIEFAVKYDDGRDPRGILKADIILVGVSRTSKTPLSQYLAHKRLKVANVPIVPEVEPPEELFLVPKEKCFGLKITPSKLNDIRKERLKALGLDDHANYANMNRIKNELEYFEKVIERIGCTVVDVSNKAVEETANVILGKLKK, from the coding sequence ATAGAACGTCCGGTTGTATTTGTATTGTCAGATTCAGTTGGGGAAACTGCTGAATTAGTTGTAAAAGCTGCTGCAAGTCAATTCCATGCAAGTGGAGTTGAGATTAGAAGAATACCTTATGTAGAAGATTTTGCAACGATCAATGAGGTCGTTGAGTTAGCTAAAGAACTACAAGCAATTGTTACATTTACATTAGTTGTACCTGAACTAAGAGAACACTTAATAAACATGTGTGAAAAACATAATATACTTTACGAAGATATCATTGGCCCAATGATTACAAAGATGGAACATGCTTTTCAAAAAAGACCTAAAAACGAGCCAGGGCTTGTCCATAAATTAGATGAAGATTACTTTAAGAAAATAGAAGCTATTGAGTTTGCAGTAAAATACGATGATGGTCGTGATCCTCGAGGAATATTAAAAGCAGATATTATATTAGTTGGTGTGTCACGGACATCGAAAACTCCACTTTCACAATACCTCGCACATAAGAGATTGAAAGTTGCAAATGTTCCTATTGTACCTGAAGTGGAGCCGCCAGAAGAATTATTTTTAGTTCCAAAGGAAAAGTGCTTTGGATTAAAGATAACACCTTCAAAACTAAATGATATACGCAAAGAACGTTTAAAAGCACTTGGTTTAGATGACCATGCTAACTATGCCAATATGAATAGAATTAAAAACGAGCTTGAATATTTTGAAAAAGTAATAGAACGAATTGGTTGTACAGTAGTTGATGTTTCAAATAAAGCGGTTGAAGAAACAGCAAATGTTATTTTAGGTAAATTAAAAAAGTGA
- a CDS encoding helix-turn-helix transcriptional regulator: protein MVGTIELNQRQEKILAIVKENGPITGEHIADQLNLTRATLRPDLAILTMAGFLEARPRVGYFYTGKNGSQLLSEKVKKIRVHEYASLPVVVSASNSVYDAICTMFLEDVGTLFVIDKHKHLVGVLSRKDLLRASMGKQEIHQIPVNIIMTRMPNITVCKKEDLLIDVALKLMEKQIDSIPVVKETSMDDVFEVIGRVTKTNMTKALVDIACDNLDLQ from the coding sequence GTGGTGGGAACAATCGAACTTAATCAACGCCAAGAAAAAATTCTAGCAATTGTTAAAGAAAATGGTCCTATAACAGGGGAACATATTGCAGATCAATTAAATTTAACTCGAGCGACGTTACGTCCAGATTTAGCTATACTAACGATGGCAGGTTTTCTTGAAGCAAGACCTCGTGTAGGATATTTTTACACTGGGAAGAACGGGTCACAATTATTATCTGAAAAAGTAAAGAAAATTCGAGTACATGAATATGCTTCACTTCCAGTAGTGGTAAGTGCATCCAATTCAGTTTACGATGCAATATGCACAATGTTTTTAGAGGATGTAGGGACATTATTTGTAATTGATAAGCATAAACATTTAGTTGGTGTTTTATCTCGTAAAGACTTGTTAAGAGCAAGTATGGGAAAACAGGAAATTCATCAAATTCCTGTAAATATAATCATGACCAGAATGCCGAATATTACAGTGTGTAAAAAAGAGGACTTATTAATAGATGTTGCGCTAAAACTAATGGAAAAACAAATCGATTCCATTCCCGTAGTCAAGGAAACTTCTATGGACGATGTGTTCGAAGTAATTGGAAGAGTAACAAAAACAAACATGACAAAAGCATTAGTTGATATCGCTTGTGATAATCTCGATTTACAATAG
- the recO gene encoding DNA repair protein RecO — translation MMLKAEGIVIRSIDYGESNKIITLFTKEFGKVGVMARGAKKPKSRLASTTQLFTCGYFLFQKSTKLGTLQQAEVLTPLRMIQSDIIKTAYAAYFVELLDKCTEERKSSTAIYEFLYYSLVYLNEGIDEQVLKYIFEMKMLILLGIQPHVNGCKSCGVLDEKYSFSIKEGGFLCKRCSRIDPRTLHISEQTAKLLRVFYYIDMKRLGNVSVKQETKDELEKVISNYYEEYSGLYLKSKKFLNHLHSF, via the coding sequence ATGATGCTAAAAGCTGAAGGTATCGTAATAAGATCTATTGATTATGGCGAATCAAATAAGATAATTACATTATTTACAAAAGAATTTGGGAAGGTCGGTGTGATGGCTAGAGGTGCTAAAAAACCAAAAAGTCGCCTTGCATCGACGACCCAACTATTTACATGTGGATACTTTTTATTTCAAAAAAGCACAAAATTAGGAACTTTACAACAAGCTGAAGTATTGACTCCTTTAAGAATGATTCAATCAGATATCATTAAAACTGCTTATGCAGCTTATTTTGTAGAGCTGCTTGATAAATGTACTGAAGAGAGAAAAAGCAGTACTGCAATATATGAGTTTCTGTATTACAGTTTAGTTTATTTGAACGAGGGTATCGATGAACAAGTGCTTAAATATATTTTCGAGATGAAAATGTTAATTTTATTAGGGATTCAGCCACATGTCAATGGTTGTAAATCATGTGGGGTACTAGATGAAAAATATTCCTTTTCAATTAAAGAAGGCGGGTTTCTTTGTAAAAGGTGTTCGAGAATTGATCCGCGTACGTTACATATTTCAGAACAAACGGCTAAACTGTTACGTGTTTTTTATTATATTGATATGAAGCGACTTGGCAATGTATCAGTGAAGCAAGAAACGAAGGATGAACTTGAGAAAGTTATCTCAAATTATTATGAAGAATATTCAGGTTTATATTTAAAATCAAAGAAGTTTCTAAATCACTTACACTCTTTTTAA
- a CDS encoding YqzL family protein: MLDFTWKVFSMTGNIDTYLLLKELETDSDYQSEEREEAIAISENTTH; this comes from the coding sequence ATTTCACCTGGAAAGTTTTCAGTATGACAGGGAATATCGATACGTATTTGTTACTGAAGGAATTAGAAACAGATAGTGATTACCAGTCAGAAGAAAGAGAGGAAGCTATAGCTATATCAGAAAATACAACCCATTGA